A genomic segment from Bacteroidota bacterium encodes:
- a CDS encoding 2-oxoacid:acceptor oxidoreductase subunit alpha produces the protein MSSAIEKELESVVIRFAGDSGDGMQLTGTQFTNATALHGNDLSTFPDFPAEIRAPLGTLAGVSGFQIHFGSTRIHTPGDMCDVLVVMNVAALKANLKNLKKGGVIIANTDGFDSKNMRLANVPEDKNPLEDGSLSEYDLKTIDVTKITRAALGDSGLGTKEIDRCKNMFVLGLIYWMYHRPTEGTIDFIKGKFKKNEAVMNANIKVMQAGWNYGETTETFANRYTIAPAKMDAGVYRGIMGNQATALGLIAASVKSKLPLFYGTYPITPATDILHELSKYKNYNIKTFQAEDEIAAICSAIGASFGGSLAITGSSGPGIALKTEAIGLATMLEMPLVIVNVQRAGPSTGLPTKTEQSDLLQAYYGRNGECPVVILAAQSPSDCFDMAFEACRIALDHMIPVFFLSDGYIANGAEPWRFPQSSNLPEIKVSFAPARTKEDGKFMPYERDEKLSRPWALPGTKGLEHRIGGLEKQNITGNISYDPNNHEDMVHLRQEKVNKVANYIPLQKVDNGPETGDLLILGWGGTYGALKTATTILRGEGYNVSHAHVRYLSPFPSNLGDIIKGFKTVVVPELNNGQLVKIIRDKYFVDAIPYNKIQGLPFMSTEVVNKIKEILA, from the coding sequence ATGAGTTCAGCTATAGAAAAAGAGTTAGAGTCGGTGGTAATTCGCTTTGCAGGCGATAGTGGTGATGGGATGCAGCTTACCGGTACTCAATTTACCAATGCAACCGCATTGCATGGTAACGATTTATCAACTTTTCCTGATTTTCCCGCAGAAATACGTGCCCCATTAGGCACATTAGCAGGTGTTTCGGGCTTTCAAATACATTTTGGTTCTACCCGTATTCACACCCCTGGCGACATGTGTGATGTTTTAGTGGTAATGAACGTGGCCGCATTAAAGGCTAACTTAAAAAACCTGAAAAAAGGTGGGGTTATTATTGCCAATACAGATGGTTTTGATTCAAAAAACATGCGTTTGGCAAATGTTCCTGAGGATAAAAATCCTTTAGAAGATGGTTCTTTATCGGAATACGACTTAAAAACCATTGATGTAACTAAAATTACACGTGCCGCATTAGGCGACAGTGGCTTGGGTACCAAAGAAATAGACCGTTGCAAAAACATGTTTGTATTAGGTTTAATTTATTGGATGTACCACAGACCAACCGAAGGCACTATTGACTTTATAAAAGGCAAGTTTAAAAAGAACGAAGCCGTTATGAATGCCAATATAAAAGTAATGCAAGCGGGTTGGAATTATGGTGAAACTACGGAGACTTTTGCCAACCGTTATACAATTGCTCCAGCAAAAATGGATGCAGGTGTTTACCGAGGTATTATGGGAAACCAAGCTACCGCTTTGGGTTTAATAGCGGCTTCTGTTAAAAGTAAATTACCTCTTTTTTACGGAACCTACCCTATTACTCCAGCCACAGATATATTACACGAATTATCAAAATATAAAAATTACAATATAAAAACCTTTCAAGCTGAAGACGAAATTGCGGCTATTTGCTCAGCAATAGGTGCTTCATTTGGAGGAAGTTTGGCTATTACTGGTTCATCAGGTCCAGGAATTGCATTAAAAACAGAAGCGATTGGTTTAGCTACCATGCTCGAAATGCCTTTGGTTATAGTAAATGTACAAAGAGCTGGGCCTAGTACTGGTTTACCAACGAAAACAGAGCAATCGGATTTATTACAAGCATATTATGGAAGAAATGGAGAATGTCCTGTTGTAATTTTAGCAGCTCAGTCTCCTTCAGATTGTTTTGATATGGCGTTTGAGGCTTGCCGCATCGCATTAGACCACATGATTCCGGTATTTTTCCTGAGCGATGGTTATATAGCTAATGGTGCTGAGCCTTGGCGTTTCCCACAATCAAGTAATTTACCAGAAATAAAAGTAAGCTTTGCCCCGGCCAGAACTAAAGAAGATGGTAAGTTTATGCCTTACGAGCGTGATGAAAAATTAAGTCGTCCATGGGCTTTACCGGGAACTAAAGGTTTGGAACACCGTATTGGTGGCTTAGAAAAACAAAACATTACGGGTAATATTAGTTACGACCCTAATAACCATGAAGACATGGTACATTTACGTCAGGAAAAAGTAAATAAAGTAGCTAACTATATTCCTCTTCAAAAAGTTGATAATGGCCCGGAAACTGGCGATTTATTGATACTTGGCTGGGGTGGAACTTATGGTGCGTTAAAAACGGCTACCACTATTTTACGTGGCGAAGGTTATAATGTATCACATGCACATGTTCGTTATTTAAGTCCTTTCCCTAGTAATTTAGGCGATATTATAAAAGGATTTAAAACCGTAGTTGTTCCTGAATTAAACAATGGACAACTGGTAAAAATAATCCGCGATAAATATTTTGTGGATGCTATTCCTTATAACAAAATTCAAGGATTACCATTTATGAGTACAGAAGTAGTGAATAAAATTAAAGAAATTTTAGCCTAG
- a CDS encoding four helix bundle protein, producing MEKKDNLILEKSFTFALSIIELYKYLKSNHEYIISKQLLRSGTSIGANINESTAAQSKADFIHKMAIASKEARETKYWLMLINKSQLVEINLDKYLKEIDEIINILTAIVKTSQQNNK from the coding sequence ATGGAAAAGAAAGATAATTTAATTTTAGAAAAAAGCTTCACTTTCGCTCTTTCAATTATCGAACTATATAAATACTTAAAATCTAATCATGAATATATAATATCAAAACAACTTTTAAGAAGCGGAACAAGTATTGGAGCCAATATAAATGAATCAACAGCTGCGCAAAGTAAAGCAGATTTCATTCATAAAATGGCTATTGCATCTAAAGAGGCTAGAGAAACCAAATACTGGTTAATGCTAATAAACAAAAGTCAGTTGGTTGAAATAAATTTAGATAAATACTTAAAAGAAATTGATGAAATTATAAATATCCTAACGGCTATTGTAAAAACATCACAACAAAATAATAAATAA
- a CDS encoding 2-oxoacid:ferredoxin oxidoreductase subunit beta, producing the protein MTEVVEKLTSKDFASDQEVRWCPGCGDYSILKQVQTVLPDLGRPKEEFVFISGIGCSSRFPYYMDTFGMHSIHGRATAIATGLKATRPDLSVWIITGDGDSMSIGGNHFIHMLRRNPDVNVLLFNNQIYGLTKGQYSPTSEQGKITKSTPMGSVDYPFNPIALALGADATFVARSMDRDPKHQQAVIKKGYEHRGTSLIEIYQNCNVFNDGAFEIYTEKASKKEQTLMMENGKPLIFGANDDKGIALDGFKPVIVNLADVSANDLWIHDETDLVKATILSRFYDDPTHEDHKPRPFGVFYINTKKSTFDELFNNQMEAALSNGMGDLDKLIAGKETWVVN; encoded by the coding sequence ATGACCGAAGTTGTAGAAAAATTAACATCGAAAGATTTTGCTTCAGACCAGGAAGTACGTTGGTGCCCTGGTTGTGGAGATTATAGTATATTAAAACAAGTACAAACCGTTTTACCTGATTTAGGCAGACCAAAAGAAGAGTTTGTATTTATCTCCGGTATTGGCTGCTCAAGTCGCTTTCCTTATTATATGGATACTTTTGGTATGCATAGTATACATGGGCGTGCCACAGCAATAGCAACTGGTTTGAAAGCTACCCGCCCTGATTTATCTGTTTGGATTATTACTGGTGATGGCGATTCAATGAGTATTGGAGGAAATCACTTTATTCATATGTTACGCAGAAATCCTGATGTAAATGTATTGTTATTTAACAACCAGATTTATGGCTTAACCAAAGGCCAATACTCACCTACCAGTGAGCAAGGTAAAATAACAAAATCAACTCCAATGGGTAGTGTTGATTACCCCTTTAACCCTATTGCACTAGCACTTGGAGCCGATGCGACATTTGTAGCCCGCAGTATGGACAGAGACCCGAAACACCAACAAGCAGTTATTAAAAAAGGATACGAACATAGAGGTACTTCTTTGATAGAAATATACCAGAACTGTAATGTATTTAATGATGGTGCTTTTGAAATATATACAGAAAAGGCAAGCAAAAAAGAGCAAACCTTAATGATGGAAAATGGCAAACCATTAATTTTTGGTGCTAACGATGATAAAGGTATTGCACTTGATGGATTTAAACCTGTCATAGTAAATTTAGCTGATGTTTCTGCCAACGATTTATGGATACATGATGAAACAGATTTAGTAAAAGCAACTATATTATCTCGCTTTTACGATGATCCAACCCATGAAGACCATAAGCCTAGACCTTTTGGTGTATTCTATATCAATACTAAAAAGTCAACATTTGATGAATTATTCAATAACCAAATGGAAGCAGCTTTATCTAACGGAATGGGCGATTTAGATAAGCTGATTGCTGGAAAAGAAACCTGGGTAGTTAACTAA
- a CDS encoding DNA-3-methyladenine glycosylase 2 family protein produces MIPKKALQLLEQDSIFKPIVSPCLPQVQKRYDAINKLSDLYISLLRSIVSQQLSTKAADTIYSRFIDLFKDKYPHAKQVIKLKDEQLRAVGLSYQKISYIKAVAAYSLTNNLNAEHIGKLSNEEIIEELSSIKGVGKWTVEMILIFGLKRLDVFPYDDLIVRNGIIKMYKLTSTGKQLKADCHDIAEQWKPYRSIASLFLWQSKSL; encoded by the coding sequence ATGATTCCGAAGAAAGCCCTTCAACTTTTAGAACAAGATAGTATATTTAAACCTATTGTTTCTCCTTGTTTACCACAAGTTCAGAAAAGATATGATGCCATCAATAAACTAAGCGATTTATACATCAGTTTGCTTAGAAGCATTGTTTCTCAACAATTATCTACCAAGGCTGCAGATACTATTTATAGCCGTTTTATTGATTTGTTCAAAGACAAATACCCACATGCCAAGCAAGTTATTAAACTAAAAGATGAGCAATTGCGAGCCGTTGGGTTATCCTATCAAAAAATAAGTTATATAAAAGCCGTGGCTGCTTATTCATTAACCAACAATCTGAATGCGGAGCATATTGGAAAGTTAAGCAATGAAGAAATTATTGAAGAACTTTCTTCTATTAAAGGAGTTGGTAAATGGACTGTTGAAATGATCCTGATATTTGGATTAAAACGTTTGGATGTTTTTCCTTATGATGATTTAATTGTTAGAAATGGCATTATTAAAATGTACAAACTAACCTCAACAGGTAAACAACTAAAAGCAGATTGCCACGACATAGCTGAACAATGGAAACCTTATAGAAGTATTGCCAGCTTGTTTTTATGGCAATCGAAAAGTTTGTAA
- the rlmN gene encoding 23S rRNA (adenine(2503)-C(2))-methyltransferase RlmN, which produces MNKIDIRELTLEELKDLFVKKGQPAFRGKQVYEWLWKKSATSFDEMSNLSVELRHLLNEEFCINHIKVQDKQVSEDRTIKSSFRLHDGFLVEGVLIPADDRMTACVSSQVGCSLTCKFCATGTMKRERNLTPAEIYDQVVHIKNWAQNHYGKPLTNIVFMGMGEPLLNYSNVMAAIKKITLPEGLGMSNERITVSTAGIAKMIEKLGDDNVKFRLALSLHAASDEKRNMIMPINESNSLEAVGKALQHFYNKTKSRITFEYIAFKDFNESIEDAKMLLKFCKKVPAKVNIIEYNPTGDGLFVKADSSKIDAFCAYLEKNGVKATVRRSRGKDIDAACGQLANKKHDEALMEG; this is translated from the coding sequence TTGAATAAAATAGATATACGCGAACTTACGCTTGAGGAACTGAAAGACCTTTTTGTAAAAAAAGGTCAACCTGCTTTCAGAGGTAAGCAAGTGTATGAGTGGCTTTGGAAAAAATCAGCCACCAGTTTCGATGAAATGAGTAACTTATCAGTTGAGTTACGCCATTTGTTGAACGAAGAGTTTTGCATTAATCATATTAAGGTTCAGGATAAACAAGTAAGTGAAGACAGAACCATTAAAAGCAGTTTCAGACTACACGATGGCTTTTTAGTTGAAGGAGTTTTAATTCCGGCTGACGATAGAATGACTGCCTGTGTGAGCAGCCAGGTAGGTTGTAGCTTAACTTGTAAGTTTTGTGCTACGGGTACTATGAAGCGTGAGCGTAATTTAACCCCTGCTGAAATTTACGACCAGGTAGTTCATATAAAAAACTGGGCTCAAAACCATTACGGAAAACCGCTTACCAATATTGTATTTATGGGTATGGGTGAGCCGTTGTTAAATTATAGCAATGTAATGGCCGCTATTAAAAAAATTACCTTACCCGAAGGTTTGGGCATGAGTAATGAACGTATTACCGTTAGTACTGCCGGTATTGCCAAAATGATTGAAAAATTGGGTGACGACAATGTGAAATTCAGGTTGGCACTTTCATTACATGCGGCCAGCGATGAAAAACGCAATATGATAATGCCTATTAACGAAAGCAATAGTTTAGAAGCGGTGGGTAAGGCATTACAACATTTTTATAATAAAACTAAAAGCCGTATTACTTTTGAATACATAGCTTTTAAAGACTTTAACGAAAGCATTGAAGATGCCAAAATGCTGCTTAAGTTCTGTAAAAAAGTGCCTGCTAAAGTTAATATAATTGAATACAACCCAACAGGTGATGGCCTATTTGTAAAAGCCGATAGTAGCAAAATAGATGCCTTTTGTGCTTATTTAGAAAAAAATGGTGTAAAAGCTACCGTACGCAGAAGTAGGGGTAAAGACATAGATGCCGCTTGTGGCCAGTTAGCCAATAAAAAGCATGATGAAGCTTTGATGGAAGGCTAG
- a CDS encoding phosphatidylserine decarboxylase family protein, with product MLHKEGKATILITLIGLFALNFAIGFTGINWLINSVLFLSVVFLVIILQFFRNPTVTVNQNENQVICPADGKVVVIEEVMETEYYNEKRLQVSVFMSPFNVHVNRNPIGGIVKYFKYHPGLYLVAWHPKSSTENERTTTVIEKPNGVSVLFRQVAGALAKRIVWYVKEGQQAEQGAEMGFIKFGSRVDLYLPLDAKINVSLNQVVKGGKTIIAEIK from the coding sequence ATGCTACATAAAGAAGGAAAAGCAACAATACTTATCACTTTAATAGGATTATTTGCACTTAATTTTGCTATCGGTTTTACCGGGATTAACTGGTTAATTAACAGTGTTTTATTTCTGTCGGTAGTGTTTTTAGTGATTATACTTCAATTTTTCAGGAACCCAACAGTTACCGTAAACCAAAACGAAAACCAGGTAATTTGCCCGGCTGATGGCAAAGTGGTAGTAATAGAAGAGGTAATGGAAACCGAATATTACAATGAAAAAAGATTACAGGTTTCCGTATTTATGAGTCCTTTTAATGTGCATGTAAACCGCAATCCTATTGGTGGAATTGTAAAATATTTTAAATACCATCCGGGTTTATATTTAGTAGCTTGGCACCCAAAATCGTCAACCGAAAACGAACGTACCACTACTGTTATTGAAAAACCAAATGGTGTTTCTGTATTATTCCGTCAAGTTGCCGGAGCTTTGGCAAAACGTATTGTTTGGTATGTAAAAGAAGGCCAACAGGCAGAACAAGGTGCAGAAATGGGTTTTATTAAATTTGGTTCAAGGGTTGACTTATACTTACCCTTAGATGCTAAAATAAACGTTTCTTTAAATCAGGTAGTAAAAGGTGGAAAAACCATCATTGCCGAGATTAAATAA
- the sufB gene encoding Fe-S cluster assembly protein SufB: protein MSDTQEVDIIDQVVSQEYKYGFTTDIEMDSAPMGLSEDIVRFISSKKNEPEWMLEWRLKAYRYWLTLEEPNWQNFKLKPIDYQNIIYYAAPKEKIKLDSLDQVDPELLKTFEKLGISLTEQKRLTGVAVDAVFDSVSIATTFKDQLAEKGVIFCAISEALHEHPDLVKKYIGSVVPYTDNYFSALNAAVFSDGSFVYIPKGVRCPMELSTYFRINAENTGQFERTLIIADDNSYVSYLEGCTAPMRDENQLHAAVVELIAMEKAEIKYSTVQNWYPGDKDGKGGIFNFVTKRGSCEGAYSKISWTQVETGSAITWKYPSCILKGDYSNGEFFSVAVTNNMQQADTGTKMIHIGKNTKSRIVSKGISAGKSHNTYRGLVKVNKKAENARNHTQCDSMLIGNRSGAHTFPYLEISNNTATVEHEASTSKIGEDQIFYCNQRGIGTEEAIGLIVNGFCKEVLNQLPMEFAVEAQKLLAVSLEGSVG from the coding sequence ATGTCAGATACACAGGAAGTTGATATAATAGACCAGGTAGTTAGCCAGGAATATAAATATGGATTTACTACGGATATAGAAATGGATTCCGCCCCAATGGGGTTAAGTGAAGACATTGTCCGTTTTATTTCTTCCAAAAAAAATGAACCGGAATGGATGTTAGAATGGCGATTAAAAGCTTACCGTTACTGGCTCACATTAGAAGAACCTAATTGGCAAAACTTCAAATTAAAACCAATTGACTACCAAAACATTATATACTACGCTGCTCCTAAAGAAAAAATTAAATTAGATAGTCTAGATCAGGTTGACCCCGAATTATTAAAAACATTTGAGAAATTAGGTATTAGCTTAACTGAACAAAAACGTTTAACGGGTGTGGCGGTGGATGCTGTGTTTGATTCTGTTTCTATTGCTACTACTTTTAAAGACCAGTTAGCTGAAAAAGGAGTTATTTTTTGTGCCATCAGCGAAGCTTTACACGAACATCCTGACTTGGTAAAAAAATACATTGGCTCTGTTGTTCCTTACACCGATAATTATTTTTCAGCTTTAAATGCTGCGGTATTTAGCGATGGTAGTTTTGTATATATTCCAAAAGGCGTTCGTTGCCCAATGGAGCTTTCTACTTATTTCCGTATAAATGCAGAAAATACAGGTCAGTTTGAACGTACACTGATTATAGCTGACGATAACAGTTATGTAAGTTATTTAGAAGGATGTACTGCTCCTATGCGCGATGAAAACCAATTACACGCAGCTGTAGTTGAGCTAATTGCGATGGAAAAAGCGGAAATAAAATATTCTACCGTTCAAAACTGGTATCCCGGTGATAAAGACGGAAAAGGTGGTATTTTTAATTTTGTAACCAAACGTGGTAGCTGTGAAGGCGCTTATTCAAAAATAAGCTGGACACAAGTAGAAACTGGTAGCGCTATTACCTGGAAATACCCTAGTTGTATTTTAAAAGGCGATTACTCAAATGGTGAATTTTTCTCTGTGGCTGTTACCAATAATATGCAACAAGCCGATACAGGCACTAAAATGATACATATTGGTAAAAATACCAAAAGCAGGATTGTATCGAAAGGAATTTCAGCCGGAAAATCGCATAATACATACAGAGGTTTAGTTAAAGTAAACAAAAAAGCAGAAAACGCACGTAACCACACGCAATGCGATAGTATGTTAATAGGCAACCGAAGTGGTGCACATACTTTTCCATACCTTGAAATAAGTAACAACACCGCTACTGTTGAACACGAAGCCAGTACCAGTAAAATTGGTGAAGACCAAATATTTTACTGTAACCAACGCGGTATAGGAACAGAAGAAGCAATAGGATTAATTGTAAACGGATTTTGTAAAGAAGTATTAAACCAGTTACCGATGGAGTTTGCTGTTGAAGCCCAAAAATTATTAGCGGTAAGTTTAGAAGGAAGCGTAGGTTAG
- the sufC gene encoding Fe-S cluster assembly ATPase SufC, with protein MLSIKNLKAEIEGKKILNGLSLEVKAGEVHAIMGPNGAGKSTLSAVLAGRADYQVTEGTVDFDGKDLLAMSPEDRAREGVFLAFQYPIEIPGVSNTNFLKTAINEKRKYQGLEPMEATDFLKMMREKMALVEMDKSLTSRSLNEGFSGGEKKRNEIFQMAMLEPKLGILDETDSGLDIDALRLVSEGVNKLRNQERAFIVITHYQRLLDYIVPDFVHVLYKGRIVKSGDASLAKELEEKGYDWIKQEVEASAQ; from the coding sequence ATGTTATCAATAAAAAATTTAAAAGCAGAAATAGAAGGAAAGAAAATTCTTAATGGATTAAGCCTTGAAGTAAAAGCAGGCGAAGTGCACGCTATAATGGGACCCAATGGTGCTGGAAAAAGTACTTTATCGGCTGTATTGGCCGGTAGAGCAGATTACCAGGTAACAGAAGGTACTGTTGACTTTGATGGTAAAGATTTATTAGCAATGAGCCCTGAAGACAGAGCGCGTGAAGGTGTATTTTTAGCTTTTCAATACCCGATAGAAATTCCGGGCGTAAGCAATACCAATTTTTTAAAAACCGCCATTAACGAAAAACGTAAATACCAAGGTTTAGAGCCTATGGAAGCTACTGATTTTTTGAAAATGATGCGTGAGAAAATGGCACTGGTAGAAATGGATAAATCATTAACAAGCCGTTCGTTAAACGAAGGATTTAGTGGTGGTGAGAAAAAACGCAACGAGATTTTTCAAATGGCTATGTTGGAGCCTAAGTTAGGTATTTTAGATGAAACCGATTCAGGTTTAGATATTGATGCTTTACGTTTGGTTTCAGAAGGTGTAAACAAATTACGTAACCAAGAACGTGCTTTTATAGTTATTACCCACTACCAACGTTTGTTGGATTATATAGTGCCTGATTTTGTACACGTATTATACAAAGGCAGAATTGTAAAAAGTGGCGATGCCAGCTTAGCTAAGGAATTAGAAGAAAAAGGCTACGATTGGATTAAACAAGAAGTAGAAGCCAGCGCACAGTAA